One stretch of Helicobacter jaachi DNA includes these proteins:
- a CDS encoding TonB-dependent receptor, whose amino-acid sequence MPADKVSSVKLNQATIKAEVTMSETPIELQPQSIDIIESKELLQKGTQGSIQSLIEYAAPGILYSRSGGVNGQISFRGQNSDDERSIVTIDGVKYSGRNTLEFNMLDPYAFEAIEIMRGPASSLYGSNAMTGVVNFRSRKSTYNIGGETFKATARIRALEYGSVNNLFSGRAEVLGGGNGWDMLIGFSGKSAEDYTTPIKENGSRKAKNSSFNYIGVDFNIGYTNQNATRYYLQGRYARVESHRAGGLGVAPGSSYGIYFKEDPLVEYYLRAGLKKHNLSFADSMEAYLYYRHWDTDIWNNRLLAGGGSMHNKVYNNNYFGGRLIFNTLAGKHNLTYGAEVESTISPTQVRVENLVANSVIKNNRPSHTTDIAIFAKDDFKATQSWNLSASARGDYVITTISKTRSDIEINNQNNALFQEATRLFDENSMINQGALTGALGSVYFFNDYISNVINISHNFKAPAAWRRMAGSPSGGSENSLPNPLLKPEYSQTAEFGFRIQSDNHFISLIGFYTRYTDMIAMTTYQDPSFNRIQTYNNIGKAYITGAELEGRHSFLNDMLYISYMGAYNYGQNTTDNKPIPYLAPFYGRVSMQLNFNAWYFNLTQRAYGAKTRIDSEQERETTAYTMTDIMLGLKLGAFAKGMQDMELIIGANNLFDVVGRNPATVQNISNNIALTNPLVEPGRNIFVKYVWNY is encoded by the coding sequence ATGCCTGCGGATAAAGTCTCCTCTGTCAAACTCAACCAAGCCACCATAAAGGCTGAAGTTACTATGAGTGAAACGCCAATTGAGCTACAGCCTCAATCTATAGATATTATAGAATCTAAAGAGCTATTGCAAAAAGGCACGCAAGGCAGTATCCAAAGTCTTATTGAATACGCCGCGCCGGGCATTTTGTATTCGCGCAGTGGCGGTGTAAATGGACAAATCTCATTCCGCGGGCAAAATTCTGATGATGAGCGCTCTATTGTAACCATTGATGGCGTGAAATACAGCGGGCGCAACACATTAGAGTTTAATATGCTAGACCCCTATGCCTTTGAAGCCATTGAAATTATGCGCGGACCGGCTAGCTCGCTTTATGGGAGTAATGCTATGACTGGTGTGGTAAATTTCCGCTCGCGTAAAAGCACTTACAACATCGGTGGAGAAACTTTTAAAGCCACAGCAAGAATCCGCGCATTAGAATATGGCAGCGTGAATAATCTCTTTAGCGGGCGCGCTGAAGTGCTAGGCGGAGGCAATGGCTGGGATATGCTCATTGGCTTTAGCGGTAAAAGCGCGGAGGATTACACCACGCCTATTAAAGAAAATGGCTCAAGGAAAGCAAAAAACTCTAGCTTTAATTATATAGGCGTGGATTTTAACATCGGCTACACTAACCAAAACGCCACAAGATACTATCTGCAAGGACGCTACGCGAGGGTAGAATCTCACCGCGCAGGCGGGCTTGGCGTAGCGCCGGGCAGCAGCTATGGCATATATTTTAAAGAAGACCCTTTGGTAGAGTATTATTTACGCGCAGGGCTAAAAAAACATAATCTTAGCTTTGCAGATTCTATGGAGGCGTATCTCTACTATCGCCACTGGGATACAGATATTTGGAATAACCGCCTCCTAGCTGGTGGTGGCAGCATGCACAACAAAGTCTATAATAACAACTACTTTGGCGGGCGCTTAATCTTTAACACCCTAGCAGGCAAACATAATCTCACCTATGGCGCAGAGGTGGAGAGCACCATTTCCCCCACACAAGTGCGCGTTGAGAATCTAGTAGCAAATTCTGTGATTAAAAATAATCGCCCATCACACACCACAGATATTGCTATATTTGCTAAAGATGACTTTAAAGCCACGCAATCATGGAATCTCTCTGCTTCTGCAAGGGGGGATTATGTCATCACTACCATTTCTAAAACACGCTCTGATATAGAAATTAACAACCAAAATAATGCACTCTTTCAAGAAGCCACGAGGCTCTTTGATGAAAATAGTATGATTAATCAAGGCGCGCTCACAGGCGCACTAGGCTCGGTGTATTTTTTCAATGACTATATTAGCAATGTGATAAACATAAGCCATAATTTCAAAGCCCCCGCAGCATGGCGGCGTATGGCTGGCTCACCTAGCGGTGGCTCGGAAAATTCACTGCCAAATCCACTACTAAAGCCTGAATACTCCCAAACTGCAGAATTTGGCTTTAGAATCCAAAGCGATAATCACTTTATTTCGCTCATTGGATTCTATACGCGCTACACAGATATGATTGCTATGACCACTTATCAAGACCCGAGTTTTAATCGGATTCAAACTTACAACAACATTGGCAAGGCTTATATCACAGGCGCGGAGCTAGAGGGACGACATAGCTTTTTAAATGATATGCTCTATATCTCCTATATGGGCGCGTATAATTATGGGCAGAACACTACTGATAATAAGCCTATCCCCTATCTTGCGCCATTTTATGGGCGCGTGTCTATGCAGCTAAACTTTAATGCATGGTATTTCAATCTCACGCAAAGGGCTTATGGCGCAAAAACGCGCATAGATTCTGAGCAGGAGAGAGAAACAACCGCCTACACCATGACAGATATTATGCTAGGCTTAAAGCTTGGGGCGTTTGCTAAGGGTATGCAGGATATGGAGCTAATCATAGGAGCAAATAACCTCTTTGATGTGGTAGGGCGTAACCCCGCCACTGTGCAAAATATCAGCAATAACATCGC
- a CDS encoding TonB-dependent receptor — MSAAPGSSYGILVTEDPLSEYYLRAGLTKQELSFADSMEAYVYYRHWDTDIWNNRSGYTYTPRNYIHMQVYHNNYVGGRLIFYGNYGKHSLAYGADVESSIALTGTRQNFLVAPAALQGTSRTGSRPSTTTDFALFVKDDYKASDSWHLQGSARGDYILMTYGKTPSGAELAGLTGNPLREDILKTINDNSTMHEGALTGMLGSVYFFNDYISNVINISHNYKATGASTRLGAPAANGNAGSMVNPNLKPEYSQTAEFGFRIQSDNHFMSLIGFYTRYTNKIALASVQSGVPSFYTNIGKAYITGAELEGKHNFFDDLLTINYVGSYNYAQDETRNKPIMYVAPLYGQITFRLNFRPMYISLTERGYGRKDRIDVQEEIKLPGYVMTDLIAGVNLGYFSSNMEDMQFILGVNNLFNEVGRNPVTQLAATVANRDGMRLTNPLVEPGRNIFVKYVWNY; from the coding sequence GTGAGTGCAGCTCCTGGTTCAAGCTATGGAATCTTGGTTACCGAAGACCCTTTGAGCGAATACTACTTGCGCGCTGGGCTTACCAAACAAGAGCTTAGCTTTGCAGATTCTATGGAAGCGTATGTGTATTATCGCCACTGGGATACGGACATTTGGAATAACCGCAGCGGCTACACCTACACTCCTCGCAACTACATACATATGCAGGTGTATCATAATAACTATGTGGGCGGGCGGCTTATTTTCTATGGCAATTATGGCAAGCATAGTTTAGCCTATGGCGCAGATGTGGAAAGCTCTATCGCGCTCACAGGCACAAGACAAAATTTCCTTGTAGCACCTGCAGCCTTGCAAGGCACTAGCAGGACAGGCTCGCGCCCATCGACTACGACAGATTTTGCGCTATTTGTGAAAGATGACTATAAGGCAAGTGATTCATGGCATTTGCAAGGCTCTGCAAGAGGGGATTATATCTTAATGACTTATGGTAAAACTCCCTCCGGTGCAGAACTTGCTGGATTAACAGGCAATCCACTTCGTGAGGATATTTTAAAAACTATCAATGATAATTCTACTATGCATGAGGGCGCGCTCACAGGTATGCTAGGCTCGGTGTATTTTTTCAATGATTACATTAGCAATGTGATAAACATTAGCCATAACTACAAAGCCACAGGCGCAAGCACCCGTTTAGGCGCACCTGCTGCTAATGGTAACGCAGGCAGTATGGTTAATCCAAACTTAAAGCCTGAATATTCCCAAACAGCCGAATTTGGCTTTAGAATCCAAAGCGATAATCACTTTATGTCGCTCATTGGATTCTATACGCGCTACACAAATAAAATTGCGCTAGCAAGTGTGCAGTCCGGTGTGCCAAGCTTTTATACAAACATCGGCAAAGCCTATATCACTGGTGCTGAGCTAGAGGGCAAGCATAACTTTTTTGATGATTTGCTCACTATCAACTATGTAGGCTCATATAACTACGCCCAAGATGAGACAAGGAATAAGCCAATTATGTATGTCGCGCCACTTTATGGGCAAATCACTTTCCGTCTTAATTTCCGCCCGATGTATATCTCACTCACAGAGCGCGGCTATGGGAGAAAAGACCGCATTGATGTGCAAGAGGAGATTAAACTCCCCGGCTATGTGATGACAGATTTAATCGCAGGGGTAAATCTAGGCTATTTTTCTAGCAATATGGAGGATATGCAATTTATTTTAGGCGTAAATAATCTCTTTAATGAAGTGGGCAGAAATCCAGTAACACAGCTTGCCGCAACTGTAGCAAACCGCGATGGTATGAGGCTTACAAATCCCCTTGTAGAGCCGGGCAGAAATATTTTTGTTAAATATGTGTGGAATTATTAA
- a CDS encoding TonB-dependent receptor plug domain-containing protein, which yields MKHKSHLCRFYTMILSILGITTQVLADEPKSVTLQKSVVRENINSQVLMSSTPLELQSKSVSIVPKEELLEKSQGNMQSVLEAVPGVLYSRSGGINGQLSVRGQNTNNGYTILAIDGVPLSGRSTLDFNVLNPYAFESVEVLRGSSSSLYGSSAINGVINFRSRRSNYNIGGETFKATARIRALEYGSVNNLFGGRAEVLGGGNGWDMLIGFNAKTASDYTTPIKENGSYKAKNSNFNAYGIDFNIGYTTQNATRYYIQGRWSRVESHRAGGGQA from the coding sequence ATGAAACATAAATCCCACCTTTGTCGCTTTTATACGATGATTTTAAGCATTTTAGGTATCACAACGCAAGTGCTTGCAGATGAGCCAAAGTCTGTAACGCTACAAAAATCCGTTGTGAGAGAAAATATCAATAGTCAAGTGTTAATGAGCAGCACGCCTTTAGAGCTGCAGTCAAAGTCTGTATCTATCGTGCCAAAAGAAGAATTATTAGAAAAATCTCAAGGCAATATGCAAAGCGTGCTAGAAGCTGTACCGGGCGTGCTATACTCGCGCAGTGGCGGGATAAATGGGCAGCTAAGCGTGCGCGGGCAGAATACCAATAACGGCTACACTATCCTTGCCATTGATGGCGTGCCGCTCTCTGGGCGCAGCACGCTTGATTTTAATGTGCTTAATCCTTACGCGTTTGAATCTGTAGAGGTTTTACGCGGCTCATCTAGCTCACTGTATGGGAGTAGCGCGATTAATGGTGTGATTAATTTCCGCTCCCGCAGGAGTAATTACAACATCGGTGGAGAGACCTTTAAAGCCACAGCAAGAATCCGCGCATTAGAATATGGCAGCGTGAATAATCTCTTTGGCGGGCGCGCTGAAGTGCTAGGTGGAGGTAATGGCTGGGATATGCTCATTGGCTTTAATGCCAAAACCGCTAGCGATTACACCACGCCTATTAAAGAAAATGGCTCATACAAGGCAAAAAATTCAAATTTTAATGCCTATGGCATCGACTTTAACATCGGCTACACGACGCAAAATGCCACTCGTTATTATATTCAAGGGCGCTGGAGCAGAGTAGAATCTCACCGCGCAGGGGGGGGGCAGGCGTGA
- a CDS encoding ABC transporter substrate-binding protein: MRQILYFLCFCALLVCAQAGEFPYTYKGEKGYSVVIPKKPSRIIIAGGMWPLPPLIAMLQGHAKNIVYMPRATKNAIKYSFISEIYPELKHIKDGENENIEELLALKPDLFMCYGANVKVCEAMRAANVPTIEISVNKWHYNSYETLKGWIDILAPILDARERGEKLLAYTKQVEKEVSAKASKEKNKPRAMVIHAFDSEKSFSLGGIFADYLLEKTGAINVISGESMPRITLEEAYRLNPDIIYINNFNTLVPEDLIESKLWQPINAVKNKRVYKFPLGAYRPFAPSVDLPIFMEWIYYHNYPQYEDKEKFLAHTQAFYEEYFGVKLSKKQVERIFTPQKAAGLLK; encoded by the coding sequence ATGAGACAGATTCTGTATTTTTTGTGTTTTTGTGCATTGCTAGTTTGCGCGCAGGCGGGGGAATTCCCCTACACATACAAGGGCGAAAAAGGATATAGCGTAGTAATCCCCAAAAAGCCATCGCGCATTATTATAGCCGGCGGTATGTGGCCGCTCCCGCCGCTTATTGCGATGCTGCAAGGTCATGCAAAAAATATCGTGTATATGCCGCGAGCGACTAAAAATGCGATTAAATATTCTTTTATTAGTGAAATATACCCCGAATTAAAGCATATTAAAGATGGTGAGAATGAGAATATTGAGGAGCTGCTGGCGTTGAAGCCTGATTTATTTATGTGCTATGGTGCAAATGTGAAAGTCTGTGAAGCAATGCGCGCGGCAAATGTGCCGACGATTGAAATAAGTGTGAATAAGTGGCATTATAATTCGTATGAGACGCTTAAGGGTTGGATTGACATTTTAGCGCCTATTTTAGATGCGCGTGAGCGGGGCGAGAAGCTTTTGGCTTACACTAAGCAGGTTGAAAAGGAAGTGAGTGCTAAGGCGAGCAAGGAGAAAAATAAGCCTAGAGCTATGGTTATTCACGCATTTGATAGTGAGAAGTCTTTTTCATTAGGTGGAATTTTTGCTGATTATTTGCTAGAAAAAACAGGCGCGATAAATGTCATAAGCGGTGAGAGTATGCCTCGAATCACGCTAGAAGAGGCGTATAGGCTAAATCCTGATATTATTTACATTAATAATTTTAACACGCTTGTGCCGGAGGATTTGATAGAATCTAAGCTATGGCAGCCCATAAATGCGGTCAAAAATAAGCGAGTGTATAAATTTCCGCTAGGTGCGTATCGTCCTTTTGCGCCGAGTGTGGATTTGCCTATTTTTATGGAATGGATTTATTATCACAATTATCCACAATATGAGGATAAAGAGAAGTTTTTAGCGCATACGCAAGCATTTTATGAGGAATACTTTGGCGTGAAGCTTAGTAAAAAGCAGGTAGAGCGCATTTTCACCCCACAAAAAGCCGCTGGGTTGTTGAAGTGA
- a CDS encoding FkbM family methyltransferase, whose translation MFKTILKKILPRRLWLLLVNLKDLYITRFRVESYALNGEDLILREMLGHKMGFYVDVGAHHPFRFSNTYFFYKQGWRGINIDAMPNSMKLFERFRPRDINIECGITFNGGGGNMIYYSFNEPALNGFTPILEHKYDSHPLYKLVEKISIPTYTLEATLDKYLPPHTSIDFLSVDVEGLDLEVLQSNNWDKYRPRIILIECWDSDLENVYQSEIYTFLAQRKYKLFAKTMNTLIFESSLHE comes from the coding sequence ATGTTTAAGACTATATTAAAAAAAATTTTGCCCCGCAGACTTTGGCTGCTTCTTGTCAATTTAAAAGACCTCTATATTACTCGTTTTCGTGTCGAGTCCTATGCACTCAATGGCGAAGATTTGATATTGCGAGAAATGCTAGGGCATAAAATGGGATTCTATGTCGATGTGGGAGCGCACCACCCATTTAGATTCTCAAATACATACTTTTTTTATAAGCAAGGTTGGAGGGGAATAAATATCGATGCTATGCCAAACTCCATGAAATTATTTGAGCGTTTCCGTCCGCGAGATATTAATATTGAATGTGGTATAACTTTTAACGGGGGGGGGGGCAATATGATTTACTATAGTTTTAATGAACCAGCCCTCAATGGCTTTACCCCTATTTTGGAGCATAAGTATGACTCCCACCCATTATATAAACTTGTCGAAAAAATCTCTATCCCCACATATACACTAGAAGCCACTCTTGATAAATATCTGCCTCCTCACACCTCTATTGATTTTTTAAGTGTAGATGTTGAGGGGCTTGATTTGGAAGTTTTGCAATCTAATAATTGGGATAAATATCGCCCTAGGATTATCCTTATTGAATGTTGGGATAGTGATTTAGAAAATGTCTATCAAAGCGAAATATACACCTTTTTAGCTCAAAGAAAATATAAACTCTTTGCAAAAACAATGAATACTTTAATTTTTGAGAGTTCATTGCATGAATAA
- a CDS encoding oxidoreductase has translation MLKDKVVVVSGGAGLIGKGFIKAIVEHGGSGIIADINMQAAQEAKAHIIQAICEDTHKPPIQNIESKILCISLDITSKQSITQALQAIHEQYGKIDALVNNAYPRTTMWGKKNFFEVEYEDFCANMNLQMGGYLLCSQQFAKYFKTQGFGNIISISSIQGVYAPKFDTYIGTQMDSPIEYSIIKAGVCHMTRYMAKYLANTGIRANAIAPGGILNDQPQSFLERYRGHCTSKGMLDPEDLSGTLVFLLSDASKYINGQVIVVDDGWGL, from the coding sequence ATTTTAAAGGATAAGGTGGTAGTTGTAAGCGGTGGAGCTGGGCTTATCGGCAAGGGCTTTATTAAAGCTATAGTCGAGCATGGCGGCAGTGGTATCATCGCAGATATTAATATGCAAGCCGCACAAGAAGCCAAAGCACACATTATTCAAGCCATTTGTGAAGACACGCACAAGCCCCCTATCCAAAATATAGAATCTAAAATCCTCTGCATAAGCCTTGATATAACTTCAAAGCAAAGTATAACACAAGCGCTGCAAGCCATACATGAGCAGTATGGCAAAATTGATGCCCTTGTGAATAATGCCTATCCGCGCACAACGATGTGGGGGAAAAAGAATTTCTTTGAAGTGGAATATGAGGATTTCTGCGCTAATATGAATCTCCAAATGGGCGGCTATCTGCTCTGCTCGCAGCAATTTGCTAAATATTTTAAAACGCAAGGATTTGGCAATATCATATCTATAAGCAGCATTCAGGGCGTTTATGCGCCTAAATTTGATACTTACATCGGCACGCAAATGGATAGCCCTATTGAGTATAGTATTATCAAAGCTGGTGTGTGCCATATGACGCGCTATATGGCAAAATACCTCGCAAATACGGGCATTAGAGCTAATGCTATCGCTCCTGGAGGTATTCTAAATGACCAACCTCAAAGCTTTTTGGAGCGCTACAGAGGACATTGCACGAGTAAGGGAATGCTTGACCCGGAGGATTTGAGTGGCACACTTGTGTTTTTGCTTAGTGATGCGAGCAAATACATTAACGGACAAGTTATTGTCGTTGATGACGGCTGGGGGCTGTGA
- a CDS encoding MATE family efflux transporter — translation MTYTFKQRVKKILSIALPSGGNSFLDIANVTIGMYFVAHISTNPEIVKHNIVALGLGGGYWMFLFALTSIFYVGTNAQVSRAFGERNRDKANKILSTMGIGALLSAIPVYILAHMSNGAYFDWMGVSGETKRLGMLYLSFIFYSIPAFLLKIVFISALAGVGDTKSVFFIKIITTALSIALNYVLILGLDSIHIPPLGILGAGITHVMISYFETIILFIILCGLHKHLKLRLICKWQILSSGLRVGLPTGLERGLSILSLVLIARFMTDYGLEVIAGFQVGSRVEGFIFMPGFGFQVAAMALIGQMIGAKRLDLAESFLRTILFISCIVMGILGLGLCVLGRELSAIFSTESAVINYSFSYILAVGLSQVPLVCIFVLDGALRGSGVTKFSLWINTGSIWIGRIVPMWLCVHYGVRVEYIFAIICCETYVRAAIFGFVFYKGIWKRHIVRL, via the coding sequence ATGACCTATACTTTTAAGCAAAGAGTTAAAAAAATTCTAAGCATCGCCCTCCCCTCTGGGGGCAACTCCTTTCTTGATATTGCCAATGTTACCATAGGCATGTATTTTGTAGCCCATATCTCAACTAATCCTGAAATTGTGAAGCATAATATTGTCGCGCTAGGGCTAGGCGGGGGATATTGGATGTTTTTATTCGCGCTTACTTCTATTTTTTATGTCGGCACAAATGCACAAGTATCCCGCGCTTTTGGTGAGCGCAACCGCGATAAAGCAAATAAGATTCTAAGCACTATGGGCATAGGGGCGCTCTTAAGCGCAATTCCTGTCTATATACTTGCACACATGAGCAATGGTGCGTATTTTGACTGGATGGGGGTGAGTGGAGAAACAAAAAGGCTAGGTATGCTGTATTTAAGCTTTATTTTTTATAGCATTCCTGCTTTTTTGCTTAAAATTGTGTTTATTTCCGCACTGGCTGGAGTTGGAGACACAAAAAGCGTATTTTTTATAAAAATCATTACCACTGCTTTAAGCATCGCGCTTAATTATGTCCTTATCCTTGGGCTAGATTCTATCCATATCCCACCGCTTGGCATTCTAGGAGCTGGGATAACACATGTGATGATTAGCTATTTTGAAACCATTATTTTATTTATAATCCTCTGCGGATTGCATAAACATCTAAAACTCCGCCTTATTTGCAAATGGCAGATTCTGTCATCTGGCTTGCGCGTAGGGCTGCCTACAGGGCTTGAGCGTGGGCTAAGCATTTTATCGCTCGTGCTTATTGCAAGATTTATGACAGATTATGGCTTGGAGGTGATTGCTGGATTTCAGGTAGGCTCAAGGGTGGAGGGCTTTATTTTTATGCCCGGTTTTGGCTTTCAAGTAGCGGCAATGGCTTTAATTGGGCAGATGATTGGAGCAAAAAGACTTGATTTAGCAGAATCTTTTTTGCGCACGATTTTATTTATTTCTTGCATTGTTATGGGCATTTTGGGCTTAGGCTTATGTGTGCTAGGCAGGGAGCTATCGGCTATTTTTAGCACAGAATCTGCAGTGATTAATTATTCATTTTCTTATATTTTAGCCGTTGGATTATCGCAAGTCCCGCTTGTGTGTATCTTTGTGCTTGATGGGGCGCTGCGAGGCAGCGGAGTTACAAAATTTTCACTATGGATTAATACGGGCAGCATTTGGATAGGGCGGATTGTGCCTATGTGGCTTTGCGTGCATTATGGCGTGCGCGTGGAATATATCTTTGCTATTATCTGCTGTGAAACCTATGTGCGCGCGGCTATCTTTGGCTTTGTGTTTTATAAAGGCATTTGGAAGCGCCACATTGTGCGCCTCTAG
- a CDS encoding class I SAM-dependent methyltransferase, whose product MQEDAIKWNTRYKQHFMPHKPSSFVLEACKLLQDTFFSHPTPNAPLAVDIACGNGRNAKILSQLGFEVEAIDISSVALESLANISRITPILADLDNFSLAQKRYDVLLNSLFLDRRLFAPMIASLKPNAIVLFETYIIPDSKFKDYVQDSHYAHTSAQDRISPYKTLSHKTLPNKALCVGELEYIFSEKNGFTTLYTHIYKTSRKNAPFPHLMQFIAHYKPNNEIK is encoded by the coding sequence ATGCAAGAAGACGCTATAAAATGGAACACACGCTATAAACAACATTTTATGCCACATAAGCCCAGCAGCTTTGTATTAGAGGCGTGCAAGCTTTTACAAGATACATTTTTTTCACACCCCACGCCCAACGCACCGCTAGCAGTTGATATAGCCTGCGGGAATGGGCGAAATGCTAAGATTCTATCCCAACTTGGCTTTGAAGTGGAGGCGATTGATATTTCCTCTGTGGCTTTAGAATCTCTAGCAAATATCTCGCGTATCACGCCTATTTTGGCTGATTTGGATAATTTTAGCCTAGCACAAAAGCGCTATGATGTGCTGCTAAATAGCCTTTTTCTAGATAGAAGGCTATTTGCACCTATGATTGCTTCGCTAAAGCCCAATGCTATCGTGCTTTTTGAGACCTACATCATACCAGATTCTAAGTTTAAAGATTATGTGCAAGATTCTCATTATGCACACACAAGCGCGCAAGATAGAATCTCACCCTACAAAACTCTGTCGCACAAGACCCTGCCAAATAAAGCCCTATGTGTGGGCGAGCTAGAATATATTTTTAGTGAAAAAAATGGCTTTACCACCCTATACACGCATATTTACAAAACTAGCAGGAAAAATGCGCCTTTCCCCCACCTTATGCAATTTATAGCCCATTACAAGCCAAATAATGAGATAAAATGA
- a CDS encoding histidine triad nucleotide-binding protein — protein sequence MAKKNIFEQIVLGEIPCKKVLENDHFLAFYDINPKAPTHILAIPKVCVKDFSSASPKLLGDLCAFAQEVVEVAGLKKDGYRIITNCGVNGGQEVPHLHLHILGGAKLSFPKLA from the coding sequence ATGGCAAAAAAAAATATTTTTGAACAAATTGTTTTGGGTGAAATTCCATGCAAAAAAGTGCTTGAAAATGACCATTTCTTAGCCTTTTATGATATTAATCCTAAAGCACCTACGCACATTCTAGCTATCCCAAAAGTATGCGTAAAAGACTTCTCAAGCGCTAGCCCAAAGCTTTTGGGGGATTTATGCGCATTTGCTCAAGAAGTGGTAGAGGTTGCTGGACTTAAAAAAGATGGATATAGAATTATCACTAATTGTGGCGTAAATGGTGGGCAGGAAGTCCCACATTTACACCTACACATACTTGGCGGAGCAAAGCTAAGCTTCCCTAAACTTGCCTAG
- the pheS gene encoding phenylalanine--tRNA ligase subunit alpha, which yields MQDILQRLAQIQNLKALDELRVEVMGKKGILTEQFILLKSLEGDEKRTLATKINAYKEQFEHALNTKREQILKQEMSENLIQQSIDASLFTALHKKSKGHPVHQTMDRIIDFFVNMDFSISTGPLVEDDFHNFEALNIPQFHPARDMQDTFYFKDSMLLRTHTSPVQVRTMAASKLPIRMIAPGSVFRRDYDVTHSPMFHQLEGLVVDEKNRISFANLKYILEDFLHYMFGDVRIRFRSSFFPFTEPSAEVDISCVFCHASGCRVCSHTGWLEVLGCGIVNQKVFDAVGYKDVSGYAFGLGIERFAMLLHQVNDLRSFFETDLRVLEQF from the coding sequence ATACAAGATATTCTACAAAGATTAGCACAGATACAGAATCTAAAAGCACTTGATGAGCTGCGTGTGGAGGTTATGGGGAAAAAGGGCATTTTAACAGAGCAATTTATTTTACTTAAAAGCCTTGAGGGCGATGAAAAAAGAACGCTTGCCACTAAGATTAATGCCTATAAAGAGCAGTTTGAGCATGCTTTAAATACAAAAAGAGAGCAGATTCTAAAACAAGAGATGAGTGAAAATCTTATCCAACAATCCATAGACGCAAGCCTTTTTACCGCGCTGCATAAAAAGAGCAAGGGACACCCCGTGCATCAAACTATGGATAGAATTATTGATTTTTTTGTAAATATGGATTTTTCAATCAGCACAGGACCGCTTGTAGAAGATGATTTTCATAATTTTGAGGCGCTTAATATCCCGCAATTTCACCCTGCACGCGATATGCAAGATACTTTTTACTTTAAAGATTCTATGCTACTGCGCACGCACACTTCGCCTGTGCAAGTGCGCACCATGGCTGCTAGCAAATTGCCCATTCGTATGATAGCCCCGGGCAGCGTTTTTAGGAGGGATTATGATGTGACGCACTCTCCTATGTTTCATCAGTTAGAAGGCTTAGTGGTTGATGAAAAAAATAGAATTAGTTTTGCTAATCTTAAATATATCTTAGAGGATTTCTTGCATTATATGTTTGGTGATGTGCGTATTCGCTTTCGCTCAAGCTTTTTCCCTTTCACAGAGCCTAGCGCGGAGGTGGATATAAGTTGTGTATTTTGTCATGCAAGTGGTTGCCGCGTATGCTCGCACACAGGCTGGCTTGAAGTGCTAGGCTGTGGGATTGTAAATCAAAAAGTCTTTGACGCAGTAGGATATAAAGATGTGAGCGGATATGCCTTTGGGCTTGGCATAGAGCGATTTGCAATGCTTTTACATCAAGTGAATGATTTGCGCAGCTTTTTTGAGACAGATTTACGAGTATTGGAGCAGTTTTAA